The following coding sequences lie in one Nakaseomyces glabratus chromosome I, complete sequence genomic window:
- the DBP8 gene encoding ATP-dependent RNA helicase DBP8 (CAGL0I02354g~Ortholog(s) have ATP-dependent RNA helicase activity) — translation MTEEVSRKQNFRQLGLSKWLVESLDAMRIRTPTAIQSGCIPEILKGRDCIGGAKTGSGKTIAFAGPMLTQWSEDPTGMFGIVLTPTRELAMQIAEQFTALGSYMNIRVALVVGGESIVDQALQLQRKPHFIIATPGRLAHHILNSGDDTVGGLKRVKYLVLDEADILLTETFSNDLKTCVGALPPKEKRQTLLFTATITDQVRALQDAPVQKGKQPLFCYEVENVDNVAIPSTLNTEYVLVPEHVKEAYLYQLLTCESYANSTAIIFVNRTTAAEVLRRTLKALDVRVASLHSQMPQQERTNSMHRFRANAARVLIATDVASRGLDIPTVELVINYDIPSDPDTFIHRSGRTARAGRKGDAISFITQRDVSRIEAIEARINMKMTECDKVHDTAVIRKALTKVSKAKREALMAMEKENFGERRKLQKRKTQKDGKRV, via the coding sequence ATGACTGAGGAAGTATCGAGAAAACAGAATTTCAGACAGTTGGGTCTTTCCAAGTGGTTAGTTGAATCCCTGGATGCTATGAGGATACGGACACCTACAGCTATTCAAAGCGGATGTATTCCAGAAATTTTAAAGGGTAGAGATTGTATCGGTGGTGCTAAGACTGGTTCTGGTAAGACTATAGCTTTTGCTGGTCCGATGCTGACACAATGGTCAGAAGATCCAACTGGTATGTTTGGTATTGTTTTAACACCTACTAGAGAGTTAGCCATGCAAATAGCTGAGCAATTCACAGCTTTGGGTAGTTATATGAACATCAGAGTTGCATTAGTTGTTGGTGGTGAAAGTATCGTTGACCAAGCTCTACAACTTCAACGTAAACCTCACTTCATAATAGCAACCCCAGGTAGACTGGCTCATCATATATTGAATAGTGGTGATGACACTGTTGGTGGCTTAAAGAGAGTAAAGTATTTAGTTCTGGATGAAGCTGATATCCTTCTAACCGAaacattttcaaatgaCTTGAAGACATGTGTCGGTGCATTACCACCAAAGGAGAAGAGACAGACTTTGTTATTCACAGCTACTATCACTGACCAAGTCAGAGCGCTCCAGGATGCTCCAGTACAGAAGGGTAAGCAACCGTTGTTTTGTTATGAGGTTGAGAACGTTGATAACGTGGCTATTCCATCGACTTTGAATACGGAATATGTGCTTGTACCTGAACATGTTAAAGAAGCATATTTGTATCAATTGTTGACATGTGAATCTTATGCAAATTCTACAGCAATAATATTCGTGAACAGAACCACAGCCGCAGAAGTCTTAAGAAGAACTTTGAAAGCATTGGATGTAAGGGTAGCTTCTTTGCATTCGCAGATGCCGCAACAGGAAAGAACTAATTCCATGCATAGATTCAGAGCCAATGCTGCCAGAGTTCTAATTGCTACAGATGTGGCTTCCAGGGGTCTTGATATTCCAACAGTTGAACTTGTAATAAACTATGATATACCATCTGACCCTGATACCTTTATTCACAGATCGGGTCGTACTGCTCGTGCTGGTAGAAAGGGTGATGctatttcatttattaCACAGAGGGATGTTTCGCGTATAGAGGCGATTGAAGCTAGgataaatatgaaaatgacaGAGTGTGATAAAGTTCACGATACAGCAGTGATCAGGAAAGCATTAACTAAAGTGTCAAAGGCAAAGAGGGAAGCACTGATGGCaatggaaaaagaaaactttgGCGAAAGAAGGAAACTTCAAAAGAGGAAGACGCAAAAGGATGGTAAGCGTGTCTAA
- the NOP19 gene encoding Nop19p (CAGL0I02376g~Has domain(s) with predicted role in ribosomal small subunit biogenesis and 90S preribosome localization): MSRAQEIKEKLALQAAIQKSFQQDSTKVLSWLTPEGNKESGSGLGETELNESKKDFFQLPVVQVGSGLSFQMESNNATTDSTDIHTIGEFIKSDKKVSSLAKKKKKREEAVHEARDSIHRISKDDTKAMIALKNKMRKTNRENIRKKISTDSRQNDSDSDDEPKVEITKKKTIGLLFTGKKKK; the protein is encoded by the coding sequence ATGAGTAGAGCGCAGGAGATCAAGGAGAAACTGGCGTTGCAAGCCGCCATTCAGAAAAGCTTTCAACAGGACTCTACAAAAGTGCTGAGTTGGCTTACCCCTGAGGGTAATAAAGAGTCGGGGAGTGGTCTTGGTGAAACGGAACTTAATGAGAGCAAGAAAGACTTCTTCCAATTACCTGTTGTCCAAGTCGGTTCTGggctttcttttcaaatggAGAGCAACAATGCAACTACTGATAGCACAGACATACACACTATCGGAGAGTTTATCAAGAGTGATAAGAAAGTCTCTTCTTTggcaaagaagaagaagaagagagaagagGCAGTTCATGAAGCTAGAGATAGCATACACAGAATATCGAAGGATGATACAAAGGCTATGATTGCATTGAAAAACAAGATGAGGAAGACAAACAGAGAAAAtataagaaagaaaattagCACGGACTCCAGACAAAATGATAGCGATTCTGATGATGAACCAAAAGTAGAAAtaaccaagaaaaaaaccATTGGTTTGTTATTCActggtaagaagaagaaatga